A section of the Bifidobacterium sp. ESL0728 genome encodes:
- a CDS encoding ABC transporter permease, whose translation MKTLVKKLENRYHYSWVVLKELVKTDFKLRYQGSFLGIAWSVIKPLMLFGIMYMVFVRFLHFTDGTPQYPVVLLMGNCLWQFFSEATGTGLRSIVDRGDILRKIHFPNYIIVVSATCGALISLGINLVVILVFAIVNGAHFTWRVVLLPLNLIELYIFALGCALLLATMYVHFRDIQHIWEVVSQVVFYATPIIYPLSMVEHNYPIIAKLMLMSPIAQTFQDARHNLIDPQNVQIIWSEIHNPLICLIPYILSFVFLVLGVYVFRKYSRKFAEIM comes from the coding sequence GTGAAGACATTAGTGAAAAAACTCGAGAATAGATACCACTATTCGTGGGTCGTTCTCAAAGAGCTGGTCAAAACCGACTTCAAACTGCGATACCAAGGTTCTTTCCTCGGCATCGCCTGGTCGGTCATCAAACCGCTCATGCTGTTCGGCATCATGTATATGGTCTTCGTGCGCTTCCTGCACTTCACCGACGGCACCCCCCAATATCCGGTCGTACTGCTGATGGGCAACTGCCTGTGGCAATTCTTCTCCGAGGCGACCGGCACCGGCCTACGCTCCATCGTCGATCGCGGCGACATCTTACGAAAAATCCATTTTCCCAATTACATCATCGTCGTTTCCGCAACCTGCGGGGCACTCATCAGCCTGGGAATCAACCTCGTCGTCATTTTGGTATTCGCCATCGTCAATGGCGCACATTTCACCTGGCGCGTGGTGCTTCTGCCGCTAAACCTCATCGAGCTTTATATCTTCGCACTTGGTTGCGCCCTGCTGCTCGCCACGATGTACGTTCATTTCCGCGACATACAGCATATCTGGGAAGTCGTCAGCCAGGTCGTCTTTTACGCAACGCCTATCATCTATCCGCTTTCCATGGTCGAGCACAATTACCCGATCATCGCCAAGCTCATGCTGATGAGCCCGATAGCCCAGACTTTCCAGGACGCCCGGCACAACCTCATCGACCCACAGAACGTGCAAATCATCTGGAGCGAAATTCACAATCCGCTTATCTGCCTGATTCCGTATATTCTTTCGTTCGTATTCCTGGTTCTCGGCGTGTACGTCTTCCGCAAGTACAGCCGCAAATTCGCGGAAATCATGTAG
- a CDS encoding glycosyltransferase family 2 protein: MAEDKRKIAAVVVTFNRLDKLKTVLHCLETQTRLPDQLIIVNNAATDGTDKYLEKYQKDFKLGDKIQLDIVTLPENVGGAGGFSAGMRRSYELGADFAWIFDDDGYPQPDALEKLVDGYDAASEKMGTDIPFACSLVKFIDGTISEMNNPVTTWDWGRLMAQGLNIALVSRCSFVSVLIPRWVMEDYGLPYKEYFIWFDDAEYTMRITKACPGIQVMDSVVLHDMGSNKGVNYSMIDDKNIWKFEYGARNEGSFHLHHEGVYQYARFVAMVRNNMHRGHVAKPLQKRVYKKLREAWGFNPQVDYPQVPVKR, encoded by the coding sequence ATGGCTGAAGATAAACGAAAAATAGCCGCGGTCGTAGTGACTTTCAATCGCCTCGACAAACTCAAGACCGTGCTTCATTGCTTGGAGACGCAGACCCGTCTGCCCGACCAGCTCATCATCGTGAACAATGCGGCGACCGATGGTACTGACAAGTATCTGGAAAAGTATCAGAAAGATTTCAAGCTTGGCGACAAGATTCAGCTTGATATCGTCACCTTGCCGGAAAACGTCGGCGGCGCCGGCGGTTTTTCGGCTGGTATGCGACGTTCATACGAGCTCGGCGCCGATTTCGCGTGGATTTTTGACGACGACGGCTATCCGCAGCCGGACGCTTTGGAAAAGCTGGTGGACGGTTACGACGCGGCCTCCGAGAAAATGGGTACTGATATTCCTTTCGCGTGTTCATTGGTCAAGTTTATTGACGGTACGATTTCCGAGATGAACAATCCGGTTACCACGTGGGACTGGGGTAGGCTTATGGCTCAAGGGCTCAACATCGCGCTGGTTAGTCGCTGCTCCTTCGTCTCCGTGCTTATCCCGCGCTGGGTCATGGAGGATTATGGCCTGCCGTACAAGGAATATTTCATCTGGTTCGACGACGCGGAATACACCATGCGCATCACCAAGGCGTGCCCTGGCATCCAGGTGATGGACAGTGTCGTGCTGCACGATATGGGCTCCAACAAAGGTGTCAACTATTCGATGATCGATGACAAGAACATCTGGAAATTCGAGTATGGCGCTCGCAACGAGGGCTCTTTCCACTTGCACCACGAAGGCGTTTATCAATACGCGCGCTTCGTTGCGATGGTGAGGAACAACATGCATCGGGGGCATGTGGCAAAGCCCTTGCAGAAGCGGGTCTACAAGAAGCTCCGCGAGGCTTGGGGCTTCAACCCGCAGGTCGATTATCCGCAGGTTCCTGTCAAACGGTAG
- a CDS encoding polysaccharide ABC transporter ATP-binding protein: MMTSSKSMVSKTDSSDSAKNSSLIDSLGKTKESGEVVLSVDHVGKYFKLPTEQATGLKQAFINWTKGIKGYKKQQVLNDITFDVHRGDFFGIVGRNGSGKSTLLKIISGIYVPDGGTVKVKGKLVPFIELGVGFNPELTGRENVFLNGALLGFTREEIEGMYDDIVDFAELGDFMDQKLKNYSSGMQVRLAFSVAIKAQGDILVLDEVLAVGDEAFQQKCDDYFTEVKKDPNKTVILVTHSMDSVKKYCNKAILIKDGDIIVNGNKEEAANQYTLENLQAEKKEIEQKNGQYADGLNSRCPVLKVKPLSGQICKSSDTFRFEVEYDFNEPEDFYLAIALHDLRRGGVAFDTGSETLKYTEHGHRTVEFKMPLNLFNNGDFRLVASLRTLSKKNPDTTDMVAFTNDANSCAFAIRDSENRDYALINDRVMQITQVGSPR, from the coding sequence ATGATGACTTCTTCAAAATCAATGGTTTCCAAAACCGATTCATCGGATTCCGCCAAGAATTCGTCCCTTATCGATTCTTTGGGCAAGACCAAAGAAAGCGGCGAGGTGGTGCTTTCAGTCGACCACGTCGGCAAATACTTCAAGCTGCCCACCGAACAGGCGACGGGCCTCAAACAGGCGTTCATCAACTGGACCAAAGGCATCAAAGGCTACAAAAAGCAGCAGGTGCTCAACGACATCACCTTCGACGTGCATCGCGGGGATTTCTTCGGCATCGTCGGCCGCAACGGGTCCGGAAAATCCACACTACTCAAAATCATCTCCGGCATCTACGTGCCCGACGGAGGCACGGTGAAAGTCAAGGGCAAACTGGTGCCGTTCATCGAACTCGGCGTCGGCTTCAACCCCGAACTGACCGGTCGCGAAAACGTCTTCCTCAACGGTGCCCTGCTCGGATTCACCCGCGAAGAAATCGAAGGCATGTATGACGACATCGTCGATTTCGCGGAACTCGGCGACTTCATGGACCAGAAACTCAAGAACTACTCCAGCGGTATGCAGGTGCGTCTGGCGTTCTCCGTGGCCATCAAGGCCCAAGGCGACATCCTCGTGCTTGACGAGGTGCTCGCCGTCGGCGACGAAGCGTTCCAGCAGAAGTGCGACGACTACTTCACCGAAGTGAAAAAAGACCCGAACAAGACGGTCATCCTGGTCACTCACTCCATGGATTCGGTCAAGAAGTATTGCAACAAGGCCATCCTCATCAAAGACGGCGACATCATCGTCAACGGCAACAAAGAGGAAGCGGCCAACCAGTACACACTTGAGAACCTTCAGGCGGAAAAGAAGGAAATCGAGCAGAAAAACGGCCAATATGCCGACGGCCTCAACAGCCGCTGCCCAGTGCTCAAGGTGAAGCCGCTTTCCGGCCAGATCTGCAAGAGTTCCGACACGTTCCGCTTTGAGGTGGAATACGATTTCAACGAGCCCGAGGACTTCTACCTCGCCATTGCGCTGCACGACCTGCGCCGCGGCGGCGTCGCATTCGATACCGGATCGGAAACGCTCAAATACACGGAACACGGGCATCGTACCGTCGAGTTCAAGATGCCACTCAATTTGTTCAACAACGGCGATTTCAGATTGGTCGCTTCGCTGCGTACGCTCTCCAAGAAGAATCCCGACACCACGGATATGGTGGCATTCACGAATGACGCCAATTCCTGCGCATTCGCCATTAGGGATTCCGAGAACAGGGATTACGCGCTGATCAACGACAGGGTCATGCAGATTACCCAGGTCGGTTCGCCGCGCTAA